Proteins encoded together in one Planctopirus ephydatiae window:
- a CDS encoding secretin N-terminal domain-containing protein: MDGKCSLNSSEQSSITSYGVDGTLGFIATYRLVAGCVLTALLPALMTSADEVGRSVSLTFLPGSVAAVAQETASPTPAESAVTETADDKSKGSTESAPPAKLEPQGPDAASSAVTTPAADATKPAAVPGTPTAPGAPTTSGSQSPTGPSTTPATGAAPAATPSTPATPAPPTALPKPAVAPKIEASFNPQPASVSPGVDPERPFSFSFRYAPWADVLQLFATKAGLTLDLTEIPPGTFNYLDGRRYTPIEALDILNGYLLPKGFVLVRRDQFLVVANISTGIPPNLVPDVLPEELDNRGKNELMSVVIPLSGLDAEVAANEIRELVGPQGKVSALKNTNSVVVTDIGSNLRRIYRLLTSDGATGNRDLTFKSIALKHISSQEAERTVRRLFGLPTNSATTTTSSSSSSSDRSRWDDRGRDDRSRDPREQQLPPRTTSTTNSLAAKLQVTADPRTNSLLVAAPATLLPTVEDLIKSIDVDRGADGRPLAEDSPVSLRVYQVTSSDLAQVVKTISTLMPGTVVGEDTRYGKIFIQANENEHGEIDRLVKQLAGNASSSVAVVNLVKLDPVAASNTLRSLFSNEGREAPSIEPDAYGNRLMIRGTPEQLSQVKSLLAELGEDGTGQAKRATGQGMVRSLTLGGRDPEEVMQMMQKVWAASEESPIRVVVPSARNPVRELKTPGARRIEPTSVPENPPAERSPVTRELPVTQQIQPSREIASTVPQNRLLTVSRTSTLKDGPQQEAEAVVLEEASANNLQNKNTPEPSIETPPAKDSKSQPATKASPGVSMTVNGDEIIMTSPDTNALDRLEELFSALSETIPARTRWTIFYLRSADATETATMLERLFPQSSVTASSAADSGGMFGGFTSGFSSMSRGMLSATGLDSLGSASQPVRIITDTRANALFVSGPADKVREIEQMLEILDAEELPQNARDRLPRSIPVNYADVEEVASIVNEVFKDKLESPQAMPGGGRSGRGGGDFNPLAMLMGQQGGQQGRGAQRGPEMTIGVDTRTSHLVVSANDTLFQQVSELVLDLDQRAKDARQTIRVITLDKADPTILSQSISSLMPKVSVSGSSRSRPSRSGSSSTGNNNNQNQPQPEQQQPNPDDIRRIMEQRMRERMGSGSSSGFGGFGGGSNSSGGRPSGSFGSGGFSGSGRSDRSGRSGR, translated from the coding sequence ATGGACGGGAAGTGCTCCCTGAATTCTTCTGAGCAGTCATCAATCACCTCGTATGGAGTTGATGGAACACTCGGATTTATTGCGACTTACCGACTGGTTGCGGGCTGTGTGCTGACCGCATTACTCCCTGCGCTGATGACCAGTGCTGATGAAGTCGGCCGATCAGTTTCTCTTACTTTCCTGCCAGGGTCAGTGGCTGCTGTCGCTCAGGAAACGGCCAGTCCCACGCCTGCAGAATCAGCTGTCACCGAAACCGCTGACGACAAATCCAAAGGCTCTACAGAGTCCGCACCGCCAGCCAAGCTGGAACCTCAAGGCCCTGATGCCGCTTCGTCGGCAGTCACAACTCCCGCTGCTGATGCTACGAAACCTGCTGCAGTTCCCGGGACACCCACTGCGCCTGGAGCACCCACAACATCCGGATCACAATCGCCAACAGGTCCATCGACCACGCCCGCAACCGGCGCTGCTCCTGCAGCAACTCCGTCCACACCCGCAACTCCGGCACCACCCACAGCCCTGCCAAAGCCGGCAGTTGCTCCCAAGATCGAAGCCAGCTTCAATCCTCAACCGGCTTCGGTCTCCCCGGGTGTAGACCCCGAGCGGCCATTCTCATTCAGCTTCCGCTATGCCCCCTGGGCTGATGTCTTGCAGTTGTTTGCCACCAAGGCCGGGCTTACTCTCGATCTGACAGAGATTCCGCCCGGCACATTCAACTATCTCGACGGCCGTCGCTATACGCCGATCGAAGCTCTCGACATTCTCAATGGCTATCTGCTCCCCAAGGGCTTTGTGCTCGTACGTCGCGATCAGTTTCTTGTGGTGGCCAATATCTCCACTGGCATTCCCCCCAATCTGGTTCCTGATGTGCTTCCTGAAGAACTCGATAACCGGGGCAAGAACGAACTGATGTCCGTGGTGATTCCCCTCTCCGGGCTCGATGCCGAGGTGGCTGCGAATGAAATTCGCGAACTGGTGGGCCCTCAAGGAAAAGTCTCGGCTCTCAAAAACACCAATTCGGTTGTCGTCACCGATATTGGTTCGAATCTCCGGCGGATCTATCGCTTATTGACCAGCGATGGAGCCACTGGCAACCGCGATCTGACGTTCAAATCGATTGCTCTCAAGCATATTTCTTCACAGGAAGCGGAACGAACGGTCCGCAGACTCTTTGGCCTGCCCACGAACTCTGCCACCACCACGACTTCATCATCGTCATCTTCCAGTGATCGCAGCCGATGGGATGATCGCGGCCGGGATGACCGCAGTCGCGATCCTCGTGAACAACAACTGCCACCCCGCACGACGTCGACCACGAACAGTCTCGCAGCGAAACTGCAGGTCACTGCCGATCCTCGCACGAATTCGCTTCTGGTGGCTGCTCCTGCCACATTGCTCCCCACAGTCGAAGATCTCATCAAGTCGATCGATGTGGACCGTGGTGCTGATGGCCGACCACTGGCCGAAGATTCTCCCGTCTCGTTGCGGGTCTATCAGGTTACTTCGAGTGATCTGGCACAGGTGGTGAAAACCATCAGCACACTTATGCCCGGTACTGTGGTGGGCGAAGATACCCGCTACGGGAAAATCTTCATCCAGGCCAACGAAAACGAGCATGGCGAAATTGACCGTCTGGTGAAGCAACTGGCGGGTAATGCCTCGTCATCGGTGGCGGTGGTTAACCTTGTGAAACTTGATCCCGTCGCTGCCTCGAACACACTCCGTTCGCTCTTCTCGAACGAAGGCCGTGAAGCCCCCAGCATTGAACCCGATGCTTATGGTAATCGCCTGATGATTCGTGGCACTCCCGAGCAATTGTCTCAAGTGAAATCGCTGCTGGCGGAACTGGGCGAAGATGGGACTGGACAAGCGAAGCGAGCCACCGGCCAGGGAATGGTTCGATCACTCACTTTGGGTGGCCGAGATCCTGAAGAAGTGATGCAGATGATGCAGAAAGTCTGGGCCGCTTCTGAAGAAAGCCCCATTCGCGTCGTTGTGCCTTCGGCTCGAAACCCCGTGCGTGAACTGAAGACTCCTGGTGCCCGCCGGATTGAACCCACGTCTGTGCCAGAAAATCCACCAGCCGAGCGTTCACCCGTCACACGCGAACTCCCCGTCACACAGCAGATACAGCCTTCACGAGAGATCGCTTCGACAGTTCCTCAAAATCGCTTACTCACCGTTTCCCGCACTTCCACACTAAAGGATGGTCCTCAGCAGGAAGCTGAGGCTGTCGTTCTGGAAGAAGCGTCTGCCAATAATCTGCAAAACAAAAACACGCCCGAGCCTTCGATCGAAACTCCCCCAGCGAAAGACTCGAAGTCCCAGCCAGCCACGAAGGCCTCGCCGGGCGTATCCATGACCGTGAATGGTGATGAGATCATCATGACTTCGCCCGATACGAATGCACTCGATCGACTCGAAGAACTCTTTAGTGCGCTTTCAGAAACCATTCCCGCCCGTACCCGTTGGACAATCTTCTATCTCCGCTCAGCCGATGCCACCGAAACCGCCACCATGCTCGAAAGGCTCTTCCCTCAAAGCAGTGTGACCGCTTCCTCTGCGGCTGATTCCGGTGGGATGTTCGGCGGCTTTACCAGCGGCTTTTCGTCGATGAGCCGGGGGATGCTCAGTGCGACGGGTCTGGATTCGCTGGGTTCTGCTTCACAGCCAGTGCGGATCATTACTGATACCCGGGCCAATGCCCTGTTTGTCTCTGGCCCCGCCGATAAAGTGCGTGAAATCGAGCAGATGCTGGAGATTCTCGATGCCGAAGAGCTTCCGCAAAACGCTCGTGATCGCCTGCCTCGCTCGATCCCGGTCAACTATGCCGATGTGGAAGAAGTCGCCTCGATCGTGAACGAAGTCTTTAAAGATAAGCTCGAATCACCACAGGCCATGCCAGGTGGTGGACGAAGTGGCCGCGGCGGTGGAGACTTCAACCCGCTGGCCATGCTGATGGGGCAACAAGGTGGTCAGCAGGGACGTGGTGCCCAGCGTGGGCCGGAAATGACGATTGGTGTCGATACCCGCACCAGTCATCTGGTCGTTTCGGCGAATGACACCCTCTTTCAGCAGGTTTCGGAACTGGTTCTCGATCTCGATCAGCGTGCGAAAGACGCCCGGCAAACGATTCGTGTCATCACACTCGATAAGGCGGATCCGACAATTCTTTCTCAGTCCATTTCATCACTCATGCCCAAAGTCAGTGTCAGTGGTTCATCCCGCAGCAGGCCGTCCCGCAGTGGTTCCAGTTCGACAGGGAACAACAACAATCAGAACCAGCCTCAGCCCGAACAGCAGCAACCCAATCCGGATGACATCCGTCGAATCATGGAACAGCGTATGCGGGAACGTATGGGGAGTGGTAGCAGCAGTGGTTTTGGAGGCTTCGGCGGTGGCAGCAACAGTAGCGGTGGCCGCCCGAGTGGGAGTTTTGGCAGTGGAGGATTTAGCGGAAGTGGCCGCAGTGATCGTTCGGGACGAAGTGGCCGCTGA
- the corA gene encoding magnesium/cobalt transporter CorA, which produces MSSSPPSLAAASIPPNSRKGEIRRRWFRRRTAVGLPPGTITPHEQRPARMELISYSPSDYREAADFSIEQLPNLLIPDRVHWLNIDGYGDAELLKSLAGDFKIHPLAMEDVVNTHQRAKVDNYDDQLFIVARRVLGPPFRSEQISFVLVGNILLTFQEDLEGDCFDNVRERLKSGRGRTRTLGVDYLLYELLDAVIDSYFPVIEGMGEDLDRIEEAVQGQPNPESLRRIHDHRIDLLQLRRAAWPLREAIQHLLRGEFQQIGRETLLYLRDGYDHVVQIMDILDIYRETCGDLRDYYYNIVSSRTNDVMRTLTIISTLFLPVTFVAGIYGMNFENMPEIKDPWGYPLCLLAMALIAGGFLVFFWRKGWLRSFDKQAGRRRLD; this is translated from the coding sequence ATGTCCTCCTCTCCACCGAGCCTGGCTGCTGCATCCATACCACCGAATTCACGCAAAGGGGAAATTCGCAGACGCTGGTTTCGCCGGCGGACGGCGGTCGGGCTTCCGCCAGGGACAATTACACCTCACGAGCAGCGGCCTGCCCGCATGGAACTCATTTCTTACTCTCCCAGCGATTATCGCGAAGCCGCTGATTTCTCGATCGAACAGCTTCCCAACCTGCTGATTCCTGATCGGGTGCATTGGCTGAATATCGATGGTTATGGCGATGCCGAACTCCTGAAATCTCTGGCTGGCGATTTCAAAATCCACCCGCTCGCCATGGAAGATGTCGTCAATACTCATCAGCGAGCGAAGGTCGATAACTACGACGACCAGTTGTTTATTGTCGCCCGGCGTGTGCTCGGGCCACCCTTTCGAAGTGAGCAGATCAGCTTTGTCCTGGTGGGGAATATCCTGCTCACATTTCAGGAAGATCTTGAAGGCGATTGTTTCGACAATGTGCGCGAACGCCTGAAATCGGGCCGTGGTCGCACGCGGACTCTCGGCGTTGACTATTTGCTTTATGAACTGCTCGATGCGGTCATTGACAGCTACTTTCCGGTGATCGAAGGGATGGGTGAAGATCTCGACCGGATCGAAGAGGCGGTTCAAGGTCAGCCTAACCCTGAATCGCTGCGTCGCATTCACGATCATCGAATTGACCTTCTGCAATTGCGCAGGGCGGCCTGGCCATTGCGGGAAGCGATTCAACATCTCTTACGCGGTGAATTCCAGCAGATTGGTCGGGAAACCTTGCTCTACCTGCGCGATGGGTATGACCATGTGGTGCAGATTATGGATATTCTCGACATCTACCGCGAAACGTGTGGTGATCTCCGCGACTACTACTACAACATTGTCAGCAGTCGCACGAATGACGTGATGCGAACGCTCACGATTATTTCGACATTGTTCCTGCCAGTCACTTTCGTGGCGGGTATTTATGGGATGAACTTTGAGAACATGCCGGAAATCAAAGATCCCTGGGGGTATCCGCTCTGCCTGCTGGCCATGGCTCTGATCGCAGGTGGATTTTTAGTCTTTTTCTGGCGGAAAGGCTGGCTGAGAAGTTTCGATAAGCAGGCTGGCCGCCGCCGCTTGGATTGA
- a CDS encoding diacylglycerol/lipid kinase family protein, with protein MSGYVVIQRNPHSGTHRRSHVLLDLIAGLKRAGLKPRLFSNRSRLDEFVLRHQPAGELVAMVAAGGDGTVDDLLNRHPELPLAILPLGTENLLARYLGFRLDGTWLAKIIALGRVREMDLARANGRLFCTVASAGFDASIVHDVHSRRSGHANRWSYFFSFLRHLFSYRFPGMDVIVHSSRGVEKHSATQLFVCNVPRYAMQLPVGRGGDEADGLLEVELISISHIGALLWVLGWMFLGKTSGARLQATELIITSSRDAAVRFEVDGDPAGDTPMHLTISPRGLKLIDTRSAQSPKSSAALPINRSTAQPGTPAEKLPEIASLSVRAILPDTSL; from the coding sequence GTGAGCGGGTACGTTGTGATTCAGCGAAATCCTCATTCGGGAACGCATCGCCGCTCGCATGTTCTTCTGGATCTGATTGCCGGTTTGAAAAGAGCGGGGCTTAAGCCGCGACTATTCTCCAATCGATCTCGGCTCGATGAGTTTGTCCTGCGCCATCAACCAGCGGGAGAGCTCGTGGCGATGGTGGCGGCTGGTGGTGATGGGACGGTGGATGATCTGCTCAACAGGCATCCCGAGTTACCATTGGCCATACTTCCTTTAGGAACCGAGAATCTGCTGGCTCGCTACCTGGGGTTTCGGCTTGATGGCACATGGCTGGCAAAGATCATCGCCCTGGGCCGTGTGCGGGAAATGGATCTGGCCCGGGCGAATGGCCGCCTGTTCTGCACTGTGGCCAGTGCGGGCTTTGATGCCTCGATTGTGCATGATGTTCACTCCCGCCGCTCGGGTCATGCGAACCGCTGGAGTTACTTTTTCTCGTTTCTCAGGCATCTGTTCTCATATCGTTTTCCCGGCATGGATGTCATAGTGCATTCTTCACGGGGAGTGGAGAAACATTCCGCCACCCAATTGTTTGTGTGCAATGTCCCTCGTTACGCCATGCAACTGCCGGTTGGTCGCGGTGGCGATGAAGCCGATGGTCTTCTGGAAGTCGAGCTGATCTCGATCAGCCATATCGGGGCTCTGCTTTGGGTACTGGGCTGGATGTTTTTGGGAAAAACTTCAGGAGCCAGGCTGCAGGCGACCGAGCTGATCATCACTTCTTCGCGGGATGCAGCCGTTCGTTTCGAGGTCGATGGAGATCCAGCCGGAGATACACCGATGCATTTGACGATTTCTCCACGCGGGTTAAAGCTGATCGATACACGTTCTGCCCAGAGCCCAAAAAGTTCGGCTGCGCTGCCCATCAATCGCAGCACGGCACAGCCGGGTACACCTGCTGAAAAACTTCCGGAGATCGCGAGTTTATCTGTCCGTGCAATCCTGCCTGACACTTCGCTATAG
- the kdsA gene encoding 3-deoxy-8-phosphooctulonate synthase yields MLPALDNPIQIGSYRCGKGQPLLFVIGPCVIESHELITQVSGELAELAAKKNLQIVFKSSFDKANRTSGESFRGPGMERGLEILARAREATGLPITTDLHEPSQAEPVAKVCDILQIPAFLARQTDLVEASAQAAAKFGRVINVKKPQFVAPEDMVHAVKKCKSVGCQQVILTDRGTMFGYGRLVNDFRCVPVMHGFGVPVMFDATHSVQMPGGSTTGGNRALVPFLARAAVACGVDAVFLETHPDPDRAMSDGPNQVALADLPGIIHQLVRLRELTLELTADER; encoded by the coding sequence ATGTTGCCAGCTCTTGATAATCCGATCCAAATTGGCTCTTACCGCTGTGGGAAGGGACAACCACTGCTGTTTGTGATTGGCCCGTGCGTCATTGAATCGCATGAGCTGATTACTCAGGTTTCTGGTGAACTGGCTGAACTGGCAGCCAAGAAGAATCTGCAGATCGTGTTCAAATCGAGCTTCGATAAAGCGAATCGTACCAGTGGAGAAAGTTTCCGCGGGCCAGGGATGGAACGAGGGCTTGAAATTCTGGCCAGAGCCCGCGAAGCCACGGGTTTGCCAATCACGACCGATCTGCATGAGCCGTCTCAGGCCGAACCTGTCGCCAAGGTGTGCGACATTCTGCAGATCCCCGCTTTTCTGGCCCGGCAGACCGATCTCGTCGAAGCTTCTGCCCAGGCGGCGGCCAAGTTTGGCCGGGTGATCAACGTCAAAAAGCCTCAGTTCGTCGCACCGGAAGACATGGTGCATGCCGTCAAAAAGTGCAAATCGGTCGGTTGCCAACAGGTGATTCTGACAGATCGCGGCACGATGTTCGGCTACGGTCGGCTGGTCAATGACTTTCGCTGTGTGCCGGTCATGCACGGCTTTGGTGTCCCGGTGATGTTTGATGCCACGCACAGTGTGCAGATGCCGGGAGGCAGCACGACCGGTGGCAATCGCGCGCTGGTTCCCTTCCTGGCGCGAGCTGCCGTGGCCTGTGGAGTCGATGCCGTCTTTCTGGAGACGCATCCTGATCCTGATCGCGCGATGAGTGACGGCCCGAATCAGGTGGCTCTCGCCGATCTGCCGGGGATCATTCATCAGCTCGTGCGATTGCGTGAGCTGACTCTGGAGTTGACTGCTGACGAGCGATGA
- a CDS encoding tetratricopeptide repeat protein, with translation MVYNPRRIRERRLDAARGYLLLEMPQPALLELAQIQDPGPQKFEFHLLKGECFRALKRHEEALSEFEEAHHLHPSDLDVLMGMAWCFKRTSQLLRAIDTMHSAYASHAEEPVVLYNLSCYYALVGQREQALSWLGRALRMNRELLKLVPDETDFDPIREDAEFRLLIHLAASSKSATK, from the coding sequence ATGGTCTACAACCCGCGACGAATTCGAGAACGCAGGCTCGATGCAGCCCGAGGGTATCTGTTGCTGGAAATGCCTCAGCCAGCCCTTCTCGAGTTAGCACAAATTCAAGATCCCGGCCCGCAGAAGTTTGAATTCCATCTGCTGAAAGGGGAATGCTTCCGTGCTTTAAAACGACACGAGGAAGCGTTAAGTGAGTTTGAAGAAGCCCACCATCTGCATCCCAGCGATCTCGATGTGCTCATGGGGATGGCCTGGTGCTTCAAGCGCACCAGCCAGTTATTGCGCGCGATTGACACGATGCATTCGGCATATGCCTCGCATGCGGAAGAACCAGTCGTCCTTTACAATCTTTCGTGCTATTACGCACTGGTAGGGCAGCGTGAACAGGCTTTGAGCTGGCTGGGCCGGGCTTTGCGGATGAATCGCGAACTTTTGAAGCTTGTTCCTGATGAAACGGATTTTGATCCGATTCGCGAAGACGCCGAATTCCGTCTGCTGATTCATCTGGCGGCATCAAGCAAATCTGCTACGAAATAG
- a CDS encoding proline dehydrogenase family protein, with translation MAKRKSASTLAQPQPIPGVDDARIEAETTQLGELIWRRLAARQPSFFEQRWWDDRILAAAMNDESLKVQMFRFVDVLPRLKTHQAMTRHLQEYFDEIREHLPGAIQLVGFGVEQVAPNSILSRTLAFNARNNAQRIARRLMGGESTDDVLKTIHKLYRQGYLFSLNYLSSKVVSQAEADQYQQRYLDMLSSLGAEVSNWPAHTSYAHAAAVEGKSAATAEIPQLQLSLKLSSLTSDFRPLDAQGTTRVVLERLRPILRLAIEQQVIVQIELEHSTTNRLILDIVQQVLTEKEFQSWADCGITLPAYLKTAESDLTALATWVQKRGTPIRICLTKGEYWNQEIALAQSKSWPVAVFEEEWQIDENYEKLSRALIDQPELFKPVFAGQSLRSLCYVLAYAQARNLPRSRVELQLRYGLADEQAQAFAELGCPVRIDTPVGHHVKGMARLARHFLENSANDSFLRQGYSAEVSIEDLLMNPTVAGQTARARKTSKMWTVPPQGFVNEPVTDFSIPAHREAMQGAIEKVEHQFGQTYSLIINGRREDTRQNLTVRSPSDKSKVLGLVASASPEQALAAIDSARRAFVRWSVIEASYRAEYLELIARELRQRRFELAAWQIFECGKPWAEADADVAEAIDFCNYYAMQMRELAEPQRFDIADEENAYFYRPRGVVVVISPWNFPLAVLTGMVAAALVAGNTVIIKPAEQASVTAAKLMEILQACGIPDGVVTFLPGVGEEIGPVLAGSPDVDLVAFTGSTEVGLTVNQSAAQVHAAAQSIKRVITTLSGHNAIIIDADADLDDAVTGVIESAFSYAGQKCSSCSRVIVIGEIYDEFIKRLVAATSDLKLARAEDPACQMGPVIDEESYKRLLALIEDAKQTCEVILAMEAGSLAKKGYFVGPHIFANIPSESRLNREEICGPILLVYKAADLSEALGMANSVPYALAGGLYSRSPANLKRAKQQFLAGNLYLNTPVTTGLVARQPFGGFKLSGIGSKTGGPDYLPQFMVPVNVTENTSRRGFSTETTTES, from the coding sequence ATGGCCAAACGAAAATCTGCCTCCACTCTTGCTCAACCACAACCAATCCCTGGGGTTGATGATGCTCGAATTGAAGCGGAAACAACTCAACTGGGTGAATTGATCTGGCGACGACTCGCTGCCAGACAACCATCGTTCTTTGAACAGCGCTGGTGGGATGATCGCATTCTGGCGGCTGCCATGAATGATGAATCACTCAAGGTGCAGATGTTCCGGTTTGTGGATGTGTTGCCGCGACTGAAAACGCATCAAGCAATGACCCGGCATCTTCAGGAATACTTTGACGAGATTCGCGAGCATCTTCCCGGGGCGATCCAACTGGTCGGATTTGGTGTCGAGCAGGTCGCTCCTAACTCGATTCTATCGAGGACACTCGCCTTTAATGCCCGGAATAACGCTCAACGGATTGCCAGGCGTCTGATGGGTGGTGAATCGACCGATGATGTTTTGAAGACGATTCATAAACTATATCGGCAAGGCTATCTCTTCTCGCTCAATTACCTGAGTTCGAAAGTTGTCAGTCAGGCCGAGGCAGACCAGTACCAGCAGCGATATCTCGACATGCTGTCGTCATTGGGCGCGGAGGTCAGCAACTGGCCAGCCCATACGTCGTATGCCCATGCTGCTGCGGTCGAGGGTAAGTCAGCTGCGACTGCGGAGATTCCTCAACTGCAGCTTTCGCTCAAACTGTCGTCGTTAACCAGCGACTTTCGCCCACTCGATGCCCAAGGGACCACGCGTGTGGTACTGGAGCGATTGCGGCCCATTCTCCGTCTGGCCATCGAGCAGCAGGTGATTGTGCAGATCGAGCTGGAGCATTCGACGACGAATCGATTGATTCTCGATATCGTTCAGCAGGTTCTCACGGAAAAAGAATTCCAGAGCTGGGCTGATTGCGGCATCACTTTGCCGGCTTATCTGAAAACTGCGGAAAGCGATCTGACGGCACTGGCAACCTGGGTTCAAAAACGCGGCACACCGATTCGCATCTGCCTGACCAAGGGAGAGTATTGGAATCAGGAAATCGCTCTGGCTCAGTCAAAAAGCTGGCCAGTGGCTGTTTTTGAAGAAGAATGGCAGATCGACGAGAACTACGAAAAACTCTCCCGAGCTTTGATCGATCAGCCGGAGTTATTCAAGCCCGTATTTGCAGGCCAGAGTTTAAGAAGCCTCTGTTATGTTCTGGCCTATGCACAGGCCCGCAATTTGCCCCGCTCCCGAGTTGAACTGCAATTGCGATACGGTTTGGCTGACGAGCAGGCTCAGGCATTTGCCGAACTGGGTTGCCCGGTCCGCATTGATACGCCGGTCGGTCATCATGTGAAAGGAATGGCCCGCCTCGCGCGTCACTTCCTGGAAAACTCTGCGAATGATTCGTTTCTCAGGCAAGGCTATTCCGCCGAAGTCTCCATCGAGGATCTGCTTATGAATCCCACCGTCGCCGGCCAGACGGCCCGGGCCCGAAAAACCTCGAAGATGTGGACTGTTCCACCCCAGGGCTTCGTGAATGAACCAGTGACTGATTTTTCGATTCCTGCTCATCGGGAAGCGATGCAGGGGGCGATTGAAAAGGTCGAACATCAATTCGGGCAAACCTACTCGTTGATCATCAATGGTCGCCGGGAAGATACGCGGCAGAATCTGACAGTACGTTCCCCTTCCGATAAGTCGAAAGTGCTGGGACTAGTGGCCTCCGCAAGTCCGGAGCAGGCCCTGGCAGCCATCGATTCGGCCCGACGGGCTTTCGTGCGGTGGTCAGTGATTGAAGCCAGTTATCGGGCCGAATATCTCGAACTGATTGCGCGTGAACTCAGGCAGCGCCGATTCGAACTGGCTGCCTGGCAGATCTTCGAATGTGGCAAGCCGTGGGCGGAAGCCGATGCCGATGTTGCCGAAGCCATCGACTTCTGCAATTACTACGCGATGCAGATGCGCGAACTAGCGGAACCCCAAAGGTTCGACATTGCCGACGAAGAGAACGCTTACTTCTACCGTCCGCGTGGTGTGGTGGTGGTGATCTCTCCCTGGAATTTCCCCCTGGCTGTCCTGACCGGGATGGTCGCTGCTGCACTGGTGGCTGGAAATACCGTCATCATCAAGCCCGCTGAACAGGCTTCGGTCACGGCTGCGAAACTGATGGAAATCCTCCAGGCCTGTGGTATTCCGGATGGTGTCGTCACCTTCCTGCCCGGTGTCGGGGAAGAGATTGGCCCGGTTCTCGCTGGGAGCCCTGATGTCGACCTGGTGGCCTTCACCGGTTCCACTGAAGTGGGACTGACAGTGAATCAGTCGGCAGCACAGGTCCATGCGGCTGCACAATCGATCAAGCGCGTCATTACGACCTTGAGTGGTCACAATGCCATCATCATTGATGCCGATGCTGACCTGGATGATGCCGTCACGGGTGTGATTGAAAGTGCCTTCAGTTATGCAGGGCAGAAGTGCTCATCTTGCTCGCGAGTCATTGTGATTGGTGAAATCTACGACGAATTCATCAAACGACTCGTGGCAGCCACTTCTGATTTGAAGCTGGCCCGTGCAGAAGATCCCGCCTGCCAGATGGGGCCCGTGATTGATGAAGAGTCTTACAAGAGACTGCTCGCACTCATCGAAGACGCCAAGCAGACCTGCGAAGTGATTCTCGCGATGGAAGCGGGCTCACTGGCCAAAAAAGGTTACTTCGTGGGCCCGCACATCTTTGCGAATATTCCGAGTGAATCACGCCTCAATAGGGAAGAAATCTGCGGACCGATTCTCCTCGTCTACAAAGCTGCCGATCTTTCGGAAGCCCTGGGGATGGCCAACAGCGTGCCTTATGCTTTGGCCGGTGGTTTGTATAGCCGCAGCCCGGCGAATCTTAAACGGGCCAAACAACAGTTTCTGGCAGGAAATCTGTATCTGAATACCCCGGTCACGACCGGTCTGGTCGCCCGGCAACCTTTCGGGGGATTCAAACTCTCCGGGATTGGCAGTAAGACGGGCGGGCCAGATTACCTGCCACAGTTCATGGTGCCAGTCAATGTGACAGAAAACACCTCCCGGCGCGGCTTCAGCACCGAGACAACCACCGAAAGTTAA